The stretch of DNA agtccTGGGTTAGTGGTttgacttgatgatcttaaacaAGATCCTATGATCAGCAGCACCTCTGCCCTGtgtgagggaggaaaaggggcTCTGTATTTTGAATACAGCAAGGGAATTGCTTATAAAGTGCTCCCTGGAGCCCCATGCTGACCTGCAGGAGGCttccctgccttcctctctAGGCAAGCAGCATTTGCAGCTCCATACCTTGTTACGACTAATGCACACCTCACTCCTCGCTTGTTCTGCTTCACTTAGGCCCCACGCGAACAGCATCACCccaaaactgtccccatgaaaGTCTGCCCATGCACCCATGAggctctgcctgcctgtgtACAACAGGCAGAGACACACACCAGCAGGGAGAGACCCCTGCTTTAACCAAAGATTAGTCTCCCTGCCAGGAAATGGTCAAGATCATGTTTTTCAACTAGTTCTGCCTCCAAAAAGGAGCCCTTATCCCAGGTGGCCTCAGCTATGGGGCCTTTACCCTCTCGTGTCCctggaaggaaagcaagcaTCCTCCGAGATCACAGAAATAAGACCCAGGAAACTCGACGCTGCAGAGGGGATCTTTCAGAAGCATTTATTTCACTGCTGAcactggggctgcaggaggcaaCTGCTCACCGAGCTGCCCTTCGCTGCAGAAATGTCACTCCCCTCAATCACGACAATCCACGTACGGTCGGTGTCTGCTCACCTTTCAGCACCTACATCACACAGACCTACATCACTTGGACATTCACCTCTTAGGGACACCActtaaaaggattaaaaataatgatgataataataaagcAATCTACGCAGTAACACTTGGAGGCATCATGCAGAAACCATATGATTTTCGACTACATGGCAGATCAGATTTGCTATTTATTGGTGGACGAGTGCTAATTGCTTCCCTGCCAGTCCAGGGAAGTGCCAAGCTGGAGAGCATTGCCAGACAGGACAACAGCTCCCTGTTCCCTACCCCGTGGCAGGAAACACCTCCAGGTCACAGTTTATACTTCCAGAACTACACAAGATTATGTGCTTGTAAAAGGTGCAGGGGAGTCCTGAAAGTTCCTTCTGTGACACTGCCTGCTTCCTACCAAGTGGCAGACACTTGAGTGCAGAAAAGTGCCTGAGCTGTGGGGTTTctttttactcttctttttttttaaataaaaacaaaagctgacgGGTAAAATGTTACTCTTAGCACAGgtggagcaaaaaaaaaataaaaaaaaatcacattaaactGGAAATATATAGATTGGCCCATGAGAAATAAGAAGCTATATACCATTGCCCCACAATGAGTTTTTCTTCACCTACAGTTTCAACTTCCCAAGTGAGGTAGGGAGAGGGtgactacaggaaaaaaaggtggtgTTTCCAAAGGATTCCACTGCTTTAAAGTTGTCCTTTTGAATCTTTCATGTAAAGTTAAAGTGTTCTTTAAGGAAACACTGCCTTGTCTTCACAACAACATTcagagttttggttttttggttgttttgggtgaggaaaagagggagaaagaaaacaagcatcCCAGAGATTAAATGCTGGCAGTTTTGACATGTtgtggaaggaaagcaaagttacaaaaaggaaggaaacaataTAATTAATCtgcaaagagaagggaaaaagagagagtgcTGACATAGTTTGCACTGTGCCTGCTCCAACAGCATTGAATTACATGGAAACATACTGTCATACACAGCTGTCAGGAGAGGGAAAGTGGACACTTACAAACCTGTAGTTTAATTTTGTAGGAATCAGTAATATAGAAGTCTTTCATTGCCCCTCCTAGTACTAGACAGAACGTATTTTAAGGCATTAATTTAACATCCATTTCTTCCTAAAGCAATTTAAAGTGAAACAAGCCAAGAAATGAGACACAGAAAACTCAACAACAGCTATTCTGACAGAGGTGAAAGCTATTATATGTACAGTGCAGTGTTTGCCTTCAAACAGGGGAGTTTTGTcttaaaaaacaagagaaaaataactgcagacCCAGATTCTAGAAAAGCAAACATTGCCAACACAAGGAATGTTCATTAGAGTCCAGTTCCCACTAGAGCTACTCAACAGGAGGACGTACAACGTGAATATGCTAAACTGCACTGATTGACTGTTCCCAGAGCGTGCCCCCGGGAGGGGGGCAGAACCATGGGAGGCCAAACTCTGCAGTACCCTAGTGCAAACTGCCTCAGAGGAAAAGCCTGTAGTCAACAAGCCTTTACACCTACTGTTAGGCTTCCCTAAGAGGTGTAGTAGTCAGGTGTCACCTAACAATTTCGGGACACTCCCGTAAAGGTGATGGTCCTGTGTGGATTCTAATGCACATCCCCCGTGAACAGTGTCCTGCACGCATACACCTGCCAGGCTACCAGCTTTCCCTCTTCCGTGACTGCAACCGGCTCACAGCCACCAGAATCTCACATAGACTATCAACATGATAAAAAACACAGCTACAGCCGCAAGTTTGGCGTAGGTGGAACGCATGTTCAGATACTTCGCGTCCTGACGGTACTTCTTGGACAAACTGGACAAGTTGTTGGCCTTGGAATCAAGAGCTGttaaagggaaaggggagagaagtTAATCAAGATTAACCCAACCAGATGTTCCCCAAATGTTACATTAACCGTACAAGTTTCTCTGGAGCAGCTGGAAGCACAGCAGTTTCACAGGGCAGCATGCCCTGTGCCTACCTGCAGTGCTCTAGTGTTTGTCCTGCTGGGATGAGAGCCACCAAAGCTGGTGAGATGCTGGTCTCACCCAAAAGAAGCACCAGTATCTGCCAGGGGCTTCAGGATGCAACTGATCCAACTGAAACACCCACTGAGTTCAGCACTTTTCTCCGGAGGCTCAAGTATCAGCAAGCCTTTCCCTCCAGTATGCTCTGCCCACTCAGCTGACTGAGGGAAAAGGAACTGTATGCCAAATATCGACCATTCCCTGTACCTGAAAGTGCCTCTCCTCGCTGTAAGACTTCCTCGATGTTGGCCACCATAATCCTCTGCACATCTTGCAGCTCTGTGTTGATGGAGCCCAGGTTCCTCCTCGCCCGGCTGTCAATGTAGAGCTTCTTGGTTTTCTGGATGTAGGTGTCTGGAACAAGAGGGGGCTATCAGAGAGAATCTCACCTAAtgcagagcagcctggctgCCGAAGGAGTGGGAGCATTGCTGAGACAGCCAGTACACTGCATGCAAATATTCACTGGAGCAAGGCCAAGAGACTTAAAGCAGGAAATCTGTATCAAAGGACATTTACCATTTCCCTACCACTTCTCTATCCTCTTGCTCAAAACACACATTTCTCTAGTGCCAAGAAGAGGTTGAACTGTCAATTCCATaggccaggctggagagggtcctgtggctgctgctccccccCAGCAAGAAGTTTCCCAGTTAGCCACAAGGAGAAGGACCTCACCAAATTCAATGAAGGAATAGGGTCTGGAGACTGTTGGCACCTTCTTGCCATGCTGCTCATCAAACTCTGAATGCAAGTCTTCCAGATATGCAAAGGCCAGTTTCTTGGGAAATGCAGCTTCACACAGGACCAGGTAACACACTCCTTTCTCAATGATGTAGCTGGAAGAACAGCAGACAGAGCATTAATCAATCAGTTTTGAACCTATCCTATCAAACCCCACCCTGCATACCTTTATTCCTATGAGGCAGTGAGAACTGGGTACAGGGACTTGCAGTTTGTCATGTCTGGATCAGGTGTAAACCTTTCTACAAAGTAATGGCTTATTTCTTCTCTacctaaaataaattttttttgtagccTCAGACCCTATGCCTGTGCCAACAGCCCCGAACTTTGACTTCACTGGAACAAAAGTTGGTCTGTGAATATCAGTAGCTCAACAACATACCAGCAACAAGAGAGTTAcaattttggattaaaaaaggGAGGacatcttccctccctcctgcagtCAGGAGGGGAGCATGAGAAAGTTTTccagcagagtagaggggaaggtGGCCAACACAGCACAGCAAAGTACCTGAGGCCCACAAATGGGAAGCTCTGCCCTTAGATTATGACACGCACAAGAATTTGGCCTCAGCATGCTAAAAAGCCGCCCAGTGACTGCCAGCTCCCGCTTTCTGTTTTGGAGGGCTGGGCATCCCCTTTCTCCCCCAACACCAGCCTGTTGGTGGGGTGTCGCTTATCCACATGCATGACCTCAAAGGcagctggggaaaaatattGGTGCTAGATGAGTTCTGGTGACCTCCCCTACAGGTTTGCCATGGGTAGGTATGACTGTGCTACCAGTTCTTTGTCTGCAGTGTTAGGAGCTCCAAAACATATGTTGAAGCATGTTGCCGTGTAACGCTGTTTGGTTTGTCCTGCAGCTGAATGCACTGgggttttcttctcctcctcccac from Nyctibius grandis isolate bNycGra1 chromosome 21, bNycGra1.pri, whole genome shotgun sequence encodes:
- the SEC22B gene encoding vesicle-trafficking protein SEC22b; translation: MVLLTMIARVADGLPLAASMQEDEQSGRDLQQYQSQAKQLFRKLNEQSPTRCTLEAGAMAFHYIIEKGVCYLVLCEAAFPKKLAFAYLEDLHSEFDEQHGKKVPTVSRPYSFIEFDTYIQKTKKLYIDSRARRNLGSINTELQDVQRIMVANIEEVLQRGEALSALDSKANNLSSLSKKYRQDAKYLNMRSTYAKLAAVAVFFIMLIVYVRFWWL